A window of Mesoplasma chauliocola contains these coding sequences:
- a CDS encoding DUF2130 domain-containing protein, whose amino-acid sequence MEILFKCPHCGEEIAKESFANHNSNWTVIENYLSELKQKQEDELRIQLRSELLAQWNEKQRIEINLIKQEMINDFNKQLEVLNFSINEKENLINKLNEQKSLEIDKEKNILTNKFNDIKNELQIKLANKENELKALADKLNLELEKNKESLINEFSQELNTLKLELNNKKNELENLTKQKELEFEVISSKLTNDYEKRIAELVQANREFKIINSKRKGENFEHEVYEDLVKAFSLFDVIEKITTGEKKADYLQTIKNYKREEIGKIVYEVKNAEWSNTWVPKLSTDAASNNTKYGILIATSFNDKYPGLPFVKSEEYENIWITDSESFIFVGQIVRRLIEFENEYNQKIKTFTDNSNNDLLIELEKQKEQLNEYWTIQFPTAYKKMQKELEDLDKVADSLERNSSRIKKSISVINQQFFNKVQKGLSKILGEMIEEKD is encoded by the coding sequence ATGGAAATACTTTTTAAATGTCCTCATTGTGGGGAAGAAATAGCAAAAGAATCGTTTGCTAATCATAATTCAAATTGAACTGTTATTGAAAATTATTTAAGTGAGTTAAAGCAAAAACAAGAAGATGAACTTAGAATTCAATTGAGAAGCGAATTATTAGCTCAGTGAAATGAAAAACAAAGAATTGAGATTAACCTTATTAAACAGGAAATGATAAATGACTTCAATAAACAGTTAGAGGTTTTAAATTTTTCAATTAATGAAAAGGAAAATTTAATTAATAAATTGAATGAACAAAAGTCTTTAGAAATAGATAAAGAAAAAAATATTTTGACTAATAAATTTAATGATATTAAAAATGAGCTACAAATCAAATTAGCGAATAAAGAAAATGAATTAAAGGCGTTAGCAGATAAATTAAATCTTGAGCTTGAAAAAAATAAAGAAAGTTTAATTAATGAGTTTAGTCAGGAACTTAATACTTTAAAACTAGAATTAAATAATAAAAAAAATGAACTTGAAAACTTAACAAAACAAAAAGAATTAGAATTTGAAGTAATTTCTTCTAAACTAACCAATGATTATGAAAAACGTATAGCAGAATTAGTTCAAGCTAATCGTGAATTTAAAATTATTAATTCAAAACGTAAAGGTGAAAACTTTGAGCATGAAGTTTATGAAGACTTAGTTAAAGCATTTTCATTATTTGATGTTATTGAAAAAATTACAACAGGAGAGAAAAAAGCGGATTATTTACAAACAATTAAAAATTATAAGCGTGAAGAAATCGGAAAGATTGTTTACGAAGTTAAAAATGCTGAATGAAGTAATACTTGAGTTCCCAAATTATCAACAGACGCAGCAAGTAATAATACAAAGTATGGTATTTTAATTGCAACAAGTTTTAATGATAAATATCCAGGCTTACCATTTGTTAAAAGTGAAGAATATGAGAATATTTGAATTACAGATTCTGAGAGTTTCATTTTTGTTGGTCAAATTGTTAGAAGATTAATTGAATTTGAAAATGAATATAACCAAAAAATAAAAACATTCACTGATAATTCAAATAATGATTTATTAATTGAACTTGAAAAACAAAAAGAGCAATTAAATGAATATTGAACTATTCAATTCCCAACTGCTTATAAAAAAATGCAAAAAGAATTAGAAGACCTTGATAAAGTAGCAGATAGTTTAGAACGTAATTCATCAAGAATTAAAAAGTCAATTAGTGTTATTAATCAACAATTCTTTAATAAAGTGCAAAAAGGATTATCAAAAATACTTGGAGAAATGATTGAAGAAAAAGATTAA